From the Penaeus vannamei isolate JL-2024 chromosome 20, ASM4276789v1, whole genome shotgun sequence genome, the window GTGGTTATGGCGTGACATGAGGGTGTCTTGTAGGTACTGTGGTTATGGCGTGACATGAGGGTGTCTTGTAGGTACTGTGGTATGGCGTGACATGAGGGTCTCTTGTAGGTACTGTGGCATGGCGTGACATGAGGGTGTCTTGTAGGTACTGTGGTTATGGCGTGACATGAGGGTGTCTTGTAGGTACTGTGGTATGGCGTGACATGAGGGTGTCTTGTAGGTACTGTGGTATGGCGTGACATGAGGGTGTCTTGTAGGTACTGCGGTATGGCGTGACATGAGGGTGTCTTGTAGGTACTGTGGTATGGCGTGACATGAGGGTGTCTTGTAGGTACTGTGGTATGGCGTGACATGAGGGTGTCTTGTAGGTACTGTGGTATGGCGTGACATGAGGGTGTCTTGTAGGTACTGTGGCATGGCGTGACATGAGGGTGTCTTGTAGGTACTGTGGCATGGCGTGACATGAGGGTGTCTTGTAGGTACTGTGGTATGGCGTGACACTTATGAGGGTGTCTTGTAGGTACTGTGGTATGGCGTGACATGAGGGTCTCTTGTAGGTACTGTGGCATGGCGTGACATGAGGGTCTCTTGTAGGTACTGTGGCATGGCGTGACATGAGGGTCTCTTGTAGGTACTGTGGCATGGCGTGACATGAGGGTCTCTTGTAGGTACTGTGGTATGGCGTGACATGAGGGTCTCTTGTAGGTACTGTGGCATGGCGTGACATGAGGGTCTCTTGTAGGTACTGTGGTATGGCGTGACATGAGGGTGTCTTGTAGGTACTGTGGTATGGCGTGACATGAGGGTGTCTTGTAGGTACTGTGGTATGGCGTGACATGAGGGTGTCTTGTAGGTACTGTGGCATGGCGTGACATGAGGGTCTCTTGTAGGTACTGTGGTATGGCGTGACATGAGGGTTTGTAGGTACTGTGGTATGGCGTGACATGAGGGTGTCTTGTAGGTACTGTGGTATGGCGTGACATGAGGGTGTCTTGTAGGTACTGTGGTATGGCGTGACATGAGGGTGTCTTGTAGGCACTGTGGTATGGCGTGACATGAGGGTGTCTTGTAGGTACTGTGGTATGGCGTGACATGAGGGTTTGTAGGTACTGTGGTATGGCGTGACATGAGGGTGTCTTGTAGGCACTGTGGTATGGCGTGACATGAGGGTGTCTTGTAGGTACTGTGGTATGGCATGACATGAGGGTGTCTTGTAGGCACTGTGGTATGGCGTGACATGAGGGTCTCTTGTAGGTACTGTGGTATGGCGTGACATGAGGGTGTCTTGTAGGCACTGTGGTATGGCGTGACATGAGGGTGTCTTGTAGGTGCTGTGGTATGGCGTGACATGAGGGTGTCTTGTAGGTACTGTGGTATGGCGTGACATGAGGGTGTCTTGTAGGCACTGTGGTATGGCGTGACATGAG encodes:
- the LOC113805164 gene encoding uncharacterized protein, which produces MNAEIILYLQDTLMSRHTTVHTRHPHVTPYHSTYKTPSCHAMPQYLQDTLMSRHATVPTRHPHVTPYHSTYKRPSCHAIPQHLQDTLMSRHTTVPTRDPHVTPYHSAYKTPSCHAIPQYLQETLMSRHTTVPTRDPHVTPYHSTYKRPSCHAIPQHLQDTLMSRHTTVPTRDPHVTPYHSTYKRPSCHAIPQYLQETLMSRHTTVPTRHPHVTPYHSAYKPSCHVMPQYLQDTLMSRHSTVPTRDPHVTPHHSTYKTPSCHATPQYLQDTLMSRHTTVPTRHPHVTPYHSTYKTPSCHAIPQCLQDTLMSRHTTVPTRHPHVTPYHSTYKTPSCHAIPQCLQDTLMSRHTTVPTRDPHVTPYHSAYKTPSCHAIPQYLQDTLMSRHTTVPTRHPHVTPYHSTYKPSCHAIPQYLQDTLMSRHTTVPTRHPHVTPYHSTYKTPSCHAIPQYLQDTLMSRHTTVPTNPHVTPYHSTYKRPSCHAMPQYLQDTLMSRHTTVPTRHPHVTPYHSTYKTPSCHAIPQYLQETLMSRHATVPTRDPHVTPYHSTYKRPSCHAMPQYLQETLMSRHATVPTRDPHVTPCHSTYKRPSCHAIPQYLQDTLISVTPYHSTYKTPSCHAMPQYLQDTLMSRHATVPTRHPHVTPYHSTYKTPSCHAIPQYLQDTLMSRHTTVPTRHPHVTPYRSTYKTPSCHAIPQYLQDTLMSRHTTVPTRHPHVTP